Proteins from a genomic interval of Staphylococcus debuckii:
- the nikA gene encoding nickel ABC transporter substrate-binding protein produces the protein MITLKKIIYSTAATTLLLAGCSNGGNQHNQADNLNIELPLKTNTLAPYDTDVPVSIGAAETLFKTSSEGKIQPYLVKSYQQPADDTLKLTLKDNIKFQNGHRLTGEAVKNSLEKGLKDSDLLKATLPIQSIQASGQDVTIKTKGAFPELVSELASPFTAIYDTHAKTDVKKTPVGTGPYVIKDFKRSQKIDLNQNKDYWQGKPKLEHLAVTFNEDGSSRTDHVLSGKTDITTNVPVDKIKSVKDSDKADLKATSGFRTSLLLYNHTSPKMTKEDREALDNIINRDQITSKIADNYAKPATGPFNTKLDFIQDKKVAKQNIEKAKKLMEKAGYSKKHPLTINVSSYSGRPELTKIAQVIQSDAKKAHINIKIQNVDDIEGFLKNKKDWDASMYSFGTIPRGDTGYFFNMAYKNDGAVNKGDYHNQKVDHLIDELNHTVDKNKRHALTNEILEVSKKDIPNSYITYNDQIDAINKDVQNFKVTPEGIYLIDYKVDKQKHD, from the coding sequence ATGATTACATTGAAAAAAATAATCTACTCTACCGCTGCAACAACGTTATTACTTGCAGGTTGCAGTAATGGGGGAAACCAACATAATCAAGCCGATAATTTAAATATCGAGCTTCCGTTAAAAACGAATACATTAGCCCCTTATGACACAGATGTTCCCGTTTCAATCGGCGCTGCCGAAACACTTTTCAAAACTTCATCTGAAGGTAAAATTCAGCCGTACCTCGTTAAATCCTATCAACAACCCGCTGACGATACTTTAAAACTTACATTAAAAGACAATATCAAATTCCAAAATGGTCATCGCTTAACAGGAGAAGCAGTAAAAAATAGTTTAGAAAAAGGGTTAAAGGACAGCGATTTGCTTAAAGCCACACTGCCCATTCAATCTATACAAGCATCCGGCCAAGATGTCACTATCAAAACTAAAGGTGCTTTTCCCGAATTAGTATCTGAACTCGCAAGTCCATTTACAGCGATTTATGATACTCATGCGAAAACAGACGTTAAAAAAACACCTGTAGGGACAGGGCCTTATGTGATTAAAGATTTTAAGCGCTCTCAAAAAATTGACTTGAATCAAAACAAAGACTACTGGCAAGGCAAGCCTAAATTAGAACATCTCGCCGTAACCTTTAATGAAGATGGCAGTTCACGTACGGATCATGTATTATCAGGAAAAACTGATATCACTACCAATGTTCCAGTCGACAAAATCAAATCGGTAAAAGATTCTGATAAGGCAGATTTGAAAGCGACTTCAGGTTTCAGAACTTCCTTACTCCTATATAATCATACTAGCCCTAAAATGACCAAAGAGGATAGAGAGGCTCTGGATAATATTATTAATCGTGATCAAATCACTTCTAAAATCGCGGATAATTATGCTAAACCCGCTACAGGTCCTTTTAATACTAAATTAGACTTTATCCAAGATAAAAAAGTAGCTAAGCAAAATATAGAAAAAGCTAAGAAATTGATGGAAAAAGCAGGTTATTCTAAAAAACATCCTCTTACTATTAATGTGTCTTCTTATTCTGGCCGTCCTGAATTAACTAAAATAGCTCAAGTAATTCAATCTGACGCTAAAAAAGCGCACATCAATATTAAAATACAAAATGTAGATGATATTGAAGGCTTCTTGAAAAATAAAAAAGATTGGGACGCTTCAATGTATAGTTTCGGTACCATCCCACGCGGTGATACTGGCTACTTCTTCAATATGGCCTATAAAAATGATGGTGCAGTGAATAAAGGAGATTATCATAACCAAAAAGTAGATCACTTAATTGATGAATTAAATCATACGGTGGATAAAAATAAACGTCATGCACTTACTAATGAAATTTTAGAGGTATCTAAAAAGGATATACCTAACAGCTATATCACATATAACGATCAAATTGATGCTATCAACAAAGACGTTCAAAACTTTAAAGTAACACCTGAAGGCATTTATTTAATTGATTATAAGGTAGATAAACAAAAGCATGATTAA
- a CDS encoding HdeD family acid-resistance protein: MSTKNIRWSSLLIGILFAIIAILAVSFPVQNIYAITWLIGIFFIANGIMELFFRRLTKAFVGISSGWILLLGILNIIFGILLIIFPGAGSTFIIYLFAFWFIFSSVLGIFVVTPEERTSKWYHFFSVLVNIIGVIAGIILLFNPLLGAFAVSFFVSVMFLLIGINYIFDAFAH; this comes from the coding sequence ATGTCAACTAAAAACATCAGATGGTCAAGTTTGCTTATTGGGATTTTATTTGCGATTATCGCTATTTTAGCTGTGAGTTTCCCAGTTCAAAATATTTATGCTATCACTTGGCTCATCGGTATTTTCTTCATTGCTAATGGCATTATGGAGTTATTCTTCAGACGTTTAACTAAAGCATTCGTAGGAATTTCAAGCGGTTGGATTCTCCTATTAGGTATCTTAAATATCATTTTCGGTATTTTACTTATTATTTTTCCAGGCGCTGGTTCAACATTTATCATCTATTTATTCGCTTTTTGGTTTATCTTCAGCTCTGTGCTTGGAATTTTCGTGGTTACACCTGAAGAACGTACGAGCAAATGGTATCATTTCTTCTCAGTGCTCGTTAATATTATTGGTGTGATTGCAGGTATCATCTTACTCTTCAATCCGTTATTAGGCGCTTTTGCTGTATCTTTCTTCGTCAGCGTAATGTTCTTACTCATCGGAATCAATTATATTTTTGATGCATTCGCTCATTAA
- a CDS encoding ABC transporter ATP-binding protein — translation MLKLKNISFSYADQPVLEHLNLTIPTGELVGVIGESGSGKSTLMELILGELEPDEGIIDSNTQRILPIFQQASQSFNPRQRLRTALLEPLKYYANADKSFDQIVLLLMEQLDLDKSLLNRYPDQVSGGQLQRFNVLRTVMLQPDVLICDEITASLDVIAESKLINILKQIHAEQQSTMIIISHDIAVLNQIVDRMMVLNNGTIVDDFKIQDLFSDERNDYTKALIDVYQE, via the coding sequence ATGCTGAAACTTAAAAATATATCTTTTTCATATGCAGATCAACCAGTCTTAGAGCACCTCAATTTGACGATACCGACAGGGGAGCTGGTAGGAGTTATAGGGGAGAGCGGTTCCGGTAAAAGTACCCTTATGGAACTGATACTAGGAGAATTGGAACCTGATGAAGGGATAATAGATAGCAATACACAACGTATTCTGCCAATTTTCCAACAAGCTTCACAAAGCTTCAACCCTAGACAACGACTGAGAACAGCTTTACTAGAACCATTGAAATATTATGCTAATGCTGATAAATCATTTGATCAAATTGTATTGCTATTAATGGAACAGCTGGATTTAGATAAATCTTTGTTAAATCGTTATCCAGACCAAGTCAGCGGTGGCCAATTACAACGCTTTAATGTACTTAGAACTGTGATGTTGCAACCGGATGTATTAATATGTGATGAAATTACAGCCAGTTTAGACGTTATAGCGGAAAGTAAATTAATTAATATATTAAAGCAAATACATGCCGAACAACAATCGACAATGATAATAATTTCACACGATATTGCTGTATTAAATCAAATAGTCGATCGAATGATGGTCTTAAATAACGGAACTATTGTAGATGATTTCAAAATTCAAGATTTGTTTAGTGATGAACGCAATGACTATACCAAAGCATTAATCGATGTCTATCAAGAATAA
- the nikC gene encoding nickel transporter permease: MKFKWKNLIFYLFFIYLLLLVILQFTTSTDKALSVNLDQALQNPNLHHWLGTDDYGRDLYARLVIGARYTLAIALMTLVMIVLIGVPLGLIAGYKKGIIDSVIMRIIDIGLGVPEFVLMIAFASFFKPSIWNLVIAITILNWMTYTRVTRAIVNTEMSKHYIQLARLFHTPTRVIIFKHLLPQVIPSLIVLMIVDVGKIILYISSLSFLGLGAQPPSPEWGAMLSAGRDFMTQHPIMLIAPAFMIALTILLFNFAGDTLRDRLSEKRDLYD, translated from the coding sequence ATGAAATTCAAATGGAAAAATCTTATTTTTTATTTATTTTTCATTTACTTATTGCTCTTAGTTATTTTGCAGTTCACTACGTCTACGGACAAAGCATTAAGTGTCAATTTGGACCAAGCGCTTCAAAATCCAAATTTGCATCATTGGCTCGGAACTGATGATTACGGAAGAGATTTATATGCACGTTTGGTCATTGGTGCTCGCTATACTTTAGCGATTGCCCTCATGACCCTCGTAATGATAGTGTTGATCGGTGTACCTTTAGGTTTGATAGCTGGTTATAAAAAGGGGATTATTGACAGTGTTATTATGCGTATTATCGATATTGGTTTAGGTGTTCCAGAATTTGTCTTGATGATCGCTTTCGCTAGTTTCTTCAAACCTAGTATTTGGAATCTAGTCATCGCAATCACTATCTTGAACTGGATGACGTATACCCGCGTAACGCGTGCTATAGTCAATACTGAAATGAGTAAACACTATATCCAGTTAGCGCGACTCTTTCATACACCTACTCGCGTTATTATTTTTAAACATCTCTTACCACAAGTAATACCTTCATTAATCGTCTTGATGATTGTAGATGTGGGTAAAATCATATTATATATCTCCTCATTATCATTCCTAGGATTAGGTGCGCAACCGCCATCTCCAGAATGGGGAGCAATGCTTTCTGCAGGTCGAGATTTCATGACTCAGCATCCAATAATGTTGATTGCGCCTGCCTTTATGATTGCATTGACAATTTTATTATTTAACTTTGCGGGTGACACTTTACGTGACAGACTATCTGAAAAGAGGGATTTGTATGACTGA
- the nikB gene encoding nickel ABC transporter permease has product MIKKIIFRLGQMMIVLFVLSTLTFILMKLSPGDPVNKLLHIDVANVSQDKIEAVRDKLGLNQPILIQWWEWFTRILHLDFGKSIQTGEPVTSELLYFTPPTLMIAGWTLLVTFIVSVSLGTLAAFKYHTWIDRTIRILTSAFVSIPSFFLGILLIYLFLQKLQLLPASGVDSATGYIMPVIALSIGLCAYHVRLMRSTLIDLYQSKEVAASRARGMSERYILFSDIFKPALIPVISILGMSIGGLIGSTVVIENLFDIPGIGSFLVESIRSRDYPVVQGAVLMIGCFVVIANALTDIIVLFLDPKQRYTPMKKKTWWGGRRKGQVKQR; this is encoded by the coding sequence ATGATTAAAAAAATTATTTTTAGATTAGGACAAATGATGATTGTATTGTTTGTCCTGTCTACGCTTACGTTTATTCTGATGAAACTATCACCTGGTGATCCTGTAAATAAATTATTGCATATTGATGTAGCTAACGTATCGCAAGACAAAATTGAAGCCGTCAGAGATAAATTAGGGTTGAATCAACCTATACTCATTCAGTGGTGGGAATGGTTTACGCGTATCTTACATTTAGATTTCGGCAAGAGTATCCAAACAGGTGAACCTGTTACCTCTGAATTACTTTATTTTACACCGCCGACCTTAATGATTGCTGGCTGGACTTTACTGGTAACATTTATTGTTTCTGTCAGTTTAGGAACATTAGCAGCCTTTAAATATCATACTTGGATTGATCGAACAATCAGAATTTTGACTTCAGCTTTTGTAAGTATTCCATCTTTTTTCTTAGGTATACTTTTAATTTATCTCTTTTTACAAAAGTTACAGTTATTACCAGCCTCAGGGGTTGATTCGGCTACTGGCTATATTATGCCTGTAATAGCTTTGAGTATCGGGTTATGTGCTTACCATGTACGTTTAATGCGCTCCACATTGATTGATTTATATCAAAGTAAAGAAGTAGCTGCTTCTAGAGCACGCGGAATGTCAGAACGATATATTCTCTTTTCCGATATCTTCAAACCTGCCTTAATTCCTGTGATTTCTATTTTAGGCATGTCAATCGGCGGTTTGATTGGCAGTACGGTAGTCATTGAAAACTTGTTTGATATACCAGGCATCGGTTCTTTCTTAGTAGAAAGTATTCGTTCAAGAGACTATCCTGTGGTGCAAGGTGCCGTTTTAATGATTGGCTGCTTTGTCGTAATCGCTAACGCCTTAACCGATATTATCGTACTCTTTTTAGACCCTAAACAACGTTATACTCCTATGAAAAAGAAAACTTGGTGGGGCGGTCGGCGTAAAGGGCAGGTGAAACAGCGATGA
- a CDS encoding ATP-binding cassette domain-containing protein, producing MTDYLLQLHDLNIIDSDGNHLIRNLNLDILKDNVNVLIGQSGSGKSLTASVLVQQYPPDLIVSFDSYHYQQKPIDNVKHLLGTKIGYISQNYAYSFNDHTKLKKQLLAIYRTHRNVSKAEAQQQIERALRWVNLDSTEILEKYRFMLSGGQLERVYIASVLMLEPELIIADEPTAALDVINGKRVMDLIQHIAKEHHATLLLITHNLSHVLKYADYINIIKNGEMIEQGSADYFKTAKLQPYTQQLFNARSRLIRKEDHHAET from the coding sequence ATGACTGATTATCTCTTACAGCTGCATGACTTAAATATTATAGATAGCGATGGTAATCATCTTATTAGAAACTTAAATTTAGATATCTTAAAAGATAATGTCAATGTATTGATTGGTCAAAGTGGCTCTGGCAAAAGTTTGACGGCAAGTGTATTGGTGCAGCAATATCCGCCTGATTTAATTGTTTCCTTCGATAGCTACCACTACCAACAAAAACCTATCGATAATGTAAAACATTTATTAGGTACTAAAATTGGTTATATCTCGCAAAATTATGCCTACAGCTTCAATGATCACACCAAACTTAAGAAGCAACTCTTAGCCATTTACCGTACGCATCGCAATGTATCTAAAGCTGAAGCGCAGCAACAAATCGAAAGGGCGCTTCGATGGGTCAATTTAGACAGCACAGAAATTTTAGAGAAATATCGCTTTATGCTTTCAGGAGGTCAGCTCGAAAGAGTCTATATCGCAAGTGTTTTAATGCTAGAACCTGAACTGATAATTGCGGATGAACCTACAGCCGCCTTAGATGTTATAAACGGTAAACGTGTGATGGATTTAATACAACATATCGCTAAAGAACATCATGCAACGTTGCTGCTAATAACCCATAATCTCTCACATGTTTTAAAATATGCTGATTATATCAATATCATTAAAAACGGTGAAATGATTGAACAAGGTTCAGCAGACTATTTTAAAACAGCAAAACTGCAACCTTATACGCAACAATTATTCAATGCTAGAAGCCGGTTGATTAGGAAGGAAGATCATCATGCTGAAACTTAA